One genomic region from Cellulomonas fengjieae encodes:
- a CDS encoding M15 family metallopeptidase, producing MSNNFPSPARQPAGRHAVERPAPVRTSSRPARLAKAAVLTALALSMGAVVTTAAANPQGDGSETIAAAQSRPSTAARQVEEARAGAVDVATDAIAVAETVQAEATQVAIDAAQLEALDAATARLDELVVEATGDEARGAAATRSGDRDATADTEGAVVVPPAAVASPDAIPDPATVFEQTPAPPQVRTIPPTTGKEDATTAELREAVAAVATLATTVRQSAEAKKVADADAAAAAAAAEAAAAAEAQAQATAQAQRAAWKASLLGYANGRIPDSALCSANFDASALLRCDAAEQLNLLNAAYRAHFGTDMVVSDSYRSYAGQVACKRTKGYLCAAPGTSNHGSGVAIDFGGGINAFGTAQHAWMVANGPGLGWTHPAWAQRGGSKPEAWHWEYVG from the coding sequence GTGAGTAACAATTTCCCGTCTCCCGCCCGGCAGCCCGCCGGTCGGCACGCCGTCGAGCGCCCCGCACCCGTGCGCACGTCGAGTCGTCCCGCCCGGCTGGCGAAGGCGGCGGTGCTGACCGCGCTCGCCCTCAGCATGGGCGCCGTGGTCACCACCGCTGCGGCGAACCCGCAGGGTGATGGGAGCGAGACCATCGCGGCCGCACAGTCCCGACCGTCGACCGCGGCTCGCCAGGTCGAGGAGGCCCGCGCCGGTGCCGTCGACGTCGCGACCGACGCCATCGCCGTGGCCGAGACGGTCCAGGCCGAGGCGACGCAGGTGGCGATCGACGCGGCGCAGCTCGAGGCGCTCGACGCCGCCACCGCGCGGCTGGACGAGCTCGTGGTCGAGGCGACCGGTGACGAGGCCCGCGGCGCCGCGGCGACCCGCTCCGGCGACCGGGACGCCACCGCCGACACGGAGGGCGCCGTCGTCGTCCCGCCCGCCGCCGTGGCGAGCCCGGACGCGATCCCGGACCCCGCAACCGTCTTCGAGCAGACGCCCGCACCCCCGCAGGTGCGGACGATCCCGCCCACCACGGGCAAGGAGGACGCGACCACCGCGGAGCTGCGTGAGGCCGTCGCCGCCGTGGCCACCCTCGCGACCACCGTGCGACAGAGCGCCGAGGCCAAGAAGGTGGCGGACGCGGACGCCGCGGCAGCCGCCGCGGCCGCCGAGGCAGCAGCAGCCGCCGAGGCGCAGGCCCAGGCCACCGCCCAGGCGCAGCGCGCCGCGTGGAAGGCCTCACTGCTCGGGTACGCCAACGGCCGGATCCCCGACTCCGCACTCTGCAGCGCGAACTTCGACGCGTCGGCGCTCCTGCGCTGCGACGCGGCCGAGCAGCTCAACCTCCTGAACGCGGCCTACCGCGCCCACTTCGGCACCGACATGGTCGTCAGCGACTCGTACCGCTCGTACGCGGGCCAGGTCGCCTGCAAGCGCACCAAGGGCTACCTGTGCGCGGCACCGGGGACGTCGAACCACGGCAGCGGCGTCGCGATCGACTTCGGTGGCGGCATCAACGCGTTCGGCACCGCCCAGCACGCCTGGATGGTCGCCAACGGCCCGGGGCTCGGCTGGACGCACCCGGCCTGGGCGCAGCGCGGCGGCAGCAAGCCCGAGGCGTGGCACTGGGAGTACGTCGGCTGA
- a CDS encoding OsmC family peroxiredoxin, giving the protein MPTRTARTAWNGTLQEGGGQVELTSSGAATFDVSFPKRAAENADGTTSPEELIAAAHSSCFAMQLSAVIAEAGGTPVSLEVGADVTLRPDPAGGFRISGIALTVRGEVEGLDADGFRAAAENAKATCPVSKALTGTEITLDASLA; this is encoded by the coding sequence ATGCCTACGCGCACCGCACGCACCGCCTGGAACGGGACCCTGCAGGAGGGCGGTGGCCAGGTCGAGCTCACCAGCTCCGGCGCCGCCACGTTCGACGTCTCCTTCCCCAAGCGCGCGGCCGAGAACGCCGACGGCACGACGAGCCCGGAGGAGCTCATCGCCGCGGCCCACTCGTCCTGCTTCGCCATGCAGCTGTCGGCCGTGATCGCCGAGGCCGGTGGCACCCCGGTGTCCCTCGAGGTCGGCGCCGACGTCACCCTGCGGCCCGACCCGGCCGGCGGGTTCCGCATCTCCGGCATCGCCCTGACCGTGCGCGGCGAGGTCGAGGGTCTCGACGCCGACGGCTTCCGCGCCGCCGCCGAGAACGCCAAGGCCACGTGCCCGGTGAGCAAGGCCCTGACGGGCACCGAGATCACCCTGGACGCCTCCCTCGCATGA
- a CDS encoding S8 family serine peptidase, producing MPRRPVLAAVTALSVAVSTALLGAGGASATPPPDRPTAGDSQAIDGRLDGKLARGLADADGPVTAFVQLDARSASDVTADGGSPAEVKAAAAETEAIADAVVPEQLSARSAGSAAPKKIATLTNLVAGTLVTGDAAQIRALADSPEVVAVYRVSTKTVTNAHNVEFTRALQVWQDTGQTGEGVRIGIIDTGLDYTHADFGGPGTVEAYEQAYGADGSAPAPAGTFDPTKFIGGYDFAGPIYDADPQSEFPGSSPIPTPDENPIDSSYLSPNSGHGTHVAGTAAGFGVQPDGTTFRGDYGDLTDVSDWVVGPGTAPGAGIYALKVFGDIGGSTNLTSLALDRAADPNGDGDLGDRLDIVNMSLGSDGSPADDPDNLLIDELSALGTLMVISSGNAGDVTDIGGSPGNSASSLTVANSVGAPQTYDGLEVVESADPTLVGLHSGQNSVAYGGPDVTAPVGNPGGNFDGCTPFTPTQAAAVAGKIAYLWWNDDDTARGCGSAVRFNNATAAGAVGVLLPTELTPFAAGIAGNAQIPGFQMTAATTDRLLPQIEAGTLTVHIGPSLAATVIEDIAGDMLNSGSSRGVHGSLGHGKPDVAAPGTQILSAASGAGNEPHSLSGTSMSSPHVAGIAALVRAAHPSWEAAQVKSAVVNTATHDIWTGPGGTGTAYGPERVGSGRVDAFDAVTTDVIAYNTQNPEQTSVTWGVVPVGDTTVVAKKTVTVKNFGTTSKRYATSVSSSSTAGGATITASPASITLAPGRSAVVTLTLTADPATLERELDPTSVELQAGVPREYVAQVSGRLVLTSGAQELRVPLQAAPRLVSDLSASPVTFADAAAQTADLAITGRGVASGGWFSLTTPLNLAVTSPKLEDVPGLVTSPSAAAAGDIRYVGWASTAPVVAAAGGDPSTGLLGIGIATDGEWSTLGSYVIPIIDIDVDGDGAYDLETVVQKLNADSDVTVAATFEYESGRNVGVQLINGFSGSIDAGVFDSNVLVAPIRLGTAGIPAGSTPTIDVWTYSNYAAQDNVLDTAESFTVNPYDPPFWFDNDIPGSFSSLGADGATIGVHKGTGATDGKLLVFQHHNADPVSRVQVVDVTVPAATPTTTTLAVTGGKKAGQELTLTATVAPAEATGTVRFLDGETEIGSAAVSAGTASVKVKLGAGKHSLTATFTPDSGLYAPSTSAAVPVTVTASSSTTAITLSKNSATYGTVTTATVVVTGASAAPTGTVEIKEKGVTLASGPLTVSGLKGTATIALPADLAAGTHQLTAVYAGSADVTGSTSQRSYRVLPAVSSAALSADSWTVTKGTRATVTATVTGPTGAPAPTGSVVFTVGLQRVATVPLTNGTATVTLPAAQRSAVVLAYYSGDKGYLGTLAAQTLLIRR from the coding sequence ATGCCACGTCGACCCGTCCTCGCCGCCGTCACCGCGTTGTCCGTCGCGGTCAGCACTGCACTGCTGGGCGCCGGGGGCGCATCGGCAACACCGCCACCCGACCGCCCGACCGCGGGCGACTCCCAGGCCATCGACGGCCGGCTCGACGGCAAGCTCGCCCGAGGCCTCGCCGACGCCGACGGGCCCGTGACGGCGTTCGTCCAGCTGGACGCCCGGTCGGCCAGCGACGTGACCGCCGACGGCGGTTCGCCCGCAGAGGTCAAGGCGGCCGCCGCGGAGACCGAGGCGATCGCGGACGCCGTCGTCCCGGAGCAGCTCAGCGCCCGCTCCGCCGGGTCGGCCGCGCCGAAGAAGATCGCGACGCTCACCAACCTCGTCGCCGGCACGCTGGTCACCGGCGACGCCGCGCAGATCCGGGCCCTGGCCGACTCCCCCGAGGTGGTCGCCGTCTACCGGGTGAGCACCAAGACCGTGACCAACGCGCACAACGTCGAGTTCACGCGCGCGCTGCAGGTGTGGCAGGACACGGGCCAGACCGGCGAGGGTGTGCGCATCGGCATCATCGACACCGGCCTGGACTACACCCACGCCGACTTCGGCGGCCCCGGCACGGTCGAGGCGTACGAGCAGGCGTACGGCGCCGACGGCTCCGCCCCGGCCCCGGCCGGCACCTTCGACCCCACCAAGTTCATCGGCGGCTACGACTTCGCCGGCCCGATCTACGACGCGGACCCCCAGTCGGAGTTCCCCGGCTCGAGCCCCATCCCGACGCCCGACGAGAACCCGATCGACTCCAGCTACCTGTCGCCCAACAGCGGGCACGGCACGCACGTCGCCGGCACGGCGGCCGGCTTCGGCGTCCAGCCGGACGGCACCACCTTCCGCGGCGACTACGGCGACCTGACGGACGTGTCCGACTGGGTCGTCGGCCCCGGCACCGCACCCGGCGCGGGCATCTACGCGCTCAAGGTGTTCGGTGACATCGGCGGATCGACCAACCTCACCTCGCTCGCGCTGGACCGCGCAGCGGACCCGAACGGTGACGGCGACCTGGGCGACCGCCTCGACATCGTCAACATGTCGCTCGGCAGCGACGGCTCCCCCGCCGACGACCCCGACAACCTCCTGATCGACGAGCTGAGCGCGCTGGGCACCCTCATGGTGATCTCGTCGGGCAACGCCGGGGACGTCACCGACATCGGCGGCAGCCCGGGCAACTCCGCGAGCTCCCTGACCGTCGCCAACTCGGTCGGCGCACCCCAGACGTACGACGGCCTGGAGGTCGTCGAGTCCGCCGACCCGACGCTCGTCGGCCTGCACTCCGGGCAGAACTCGGTCGCCTACGGCGGTCCCGACGTGACGGCACCGGTCGGCAACCCCGGCGGCAACTTCGACGGCTGCACGCCGTTCACGCCCACCCAGGCCGCTGCCGTCGCCGGCAAGATCGCCTACCTGTGGTGGAACGACGACGACACGGCCCGGGGCTGCGGCTCGGCCGTGCGGTTCAACAACGCGACGGCCGCCGGTGCGGTCGGCGTGCTGCTCCCGACGGAGCTGACCCCGTTCGCCGCGGGCATCGCCGGCAACGCCCAGATCCCCGGCTTCCAGATGACCGCCGCGACCACCGACCGGCTGCTGCCGCAGATCGAGGCCGGCACGCTGACGGTCCACATCGGCCCGTCGCTCGCCGCCACGGTCATCGAGGACATCGCGGGCGACATGCTCAACTCGGGCTCGTCGCGCGGCGTCCACGGCTCCCTCGGCCACGGCAAGCCCGACGTCGCCGCCCCCGGCACGCAGATCCTGTCCGCCGCCTCGGGCGCCGGCAACGAGCCGCACTCCCTGTCCGGCACCTCGATGTCCAGCCCGCACGTCGCCGGCATCGCGGCGCTGGTGCGCGCGGCGCACCCGAGCTGGGAGGCCGCGCAGGTCAAGTCGGCCGTGGTGAACACCGCCACGCACGACATCTGGACGGGCCCGGGCGGCACGGGCACGGCGTACGGCCCCGAGCGGGTCGGGTCGGGCCGGGTCGACGCGTTCGACGCCGTCACGACGGACGTCATCGCCTACAACACGCAGAACCCGGAGCAGACCTCGGTCACCTGGGGCGTCGTGCCGGTGGGTGACACCACGGTGGTCGCCAAGAAGACCGTGACCGTGAAGAACTTCGGCACGACGAGCAAGCGGTACGCCACGTCGGTGTCCAGCTCGTCGACCGCCGGCGGCGCCACGATCACGGCCAGCCCGGCCTCGATCACCCTGGCGCCGGGCCGCTCGGCCGTCGTCACGCTCACGCTCACGGCCGACCCGGCCACGCTCGAGCGCGAGCTCGACCCGACGTCGGTGGAGCTCCAGGCCGGCGTGCCGCGCGAGTACGTCGCCCAGGTCTCCGGTCGGCTCGTCCTCACGTCCGGCGCCCAGGAGCTGCGCGTCCCGCTCCAGGCCGCCCCGAGGCTCGTCTCCGACCTCTCGGCCAGCCCGGTGACCTTCGCCGACGCCGCTGCGCAGACCGCCGACCTGGCGATCACCGGCCGCGGTGTCGCGTCGGGCGGCTGGTTCTCGCTGACCACGCCGCTGAACCTCGCCGTCACGAGCCCGAAGCTCGAGGACGTCCCGGGGCTCGTCACCTCGCCGTCGGCAGCCGCCGCCGGTGACATCCGCTACGTGGGCTGGGCCTCGACCGCACCGGTCGTCGCCGCCGCCGGGGGTGACCCGTCGACGGGTCTGCTCGGCATCGGCATCGCGACCGACGGCGAGTGGTCCACGCTCGGCAGCTACGTCATCCCGATCATCGACATCGACGTCGACGGTGACGGCGCCTACGACCTCGAGACGGTGGTGCAGAAGCTCAACGCCGACTCCGACGTCACCGTGGCCGCGACGTTCGAGTACGAGAGCGGCAGGAACGTCGGCGTGCAGCTCATCAACGGGTTCTCGGGCAGCATCGACGCCGGCGTGTTCGACAGCAACGTGCTGGTGGCGCCGATCAGGCTCGGCACCGCGGGGATCCCCGCCGGGTCGACCCCGACCATCGACGTCTGGACCTACTCGAACTACGCGGCGCAGGACAACGTCCTCGACACCGCCGAGTCGTTCACGGTGAACCCGTACGACCCGCCGTTCTGGTTCGACAACGACATCCCGGGCTCGTTCTCCTCGCTCGGGGCCGACGGCGCCACCATCGGCGTCCACAAGGGGACCGGCGCGACCGACGGCAAGCTGCTGGTGTTCCAGCACCACAACGCCGACCCGGTCTCCCGGGTGCAGGTGGTCGACGTGACGGTCCCGGCGGCGACGCCGACGACCACGACGCTGGCGGTCACGGGCGGGAAGAAGGCCGGCCAGGAGCTCACGCTCACGGCCACCGTCGCGCCGGCCGAGGCCACCGGGACCGTGAGGTTCCTGGACGGGGAGACCGAGATCGGCTCGGCGGCCGTCTCGGCGGGCACGGCGAGCGTGAAGGTGAAGCTCGGCGCGGGCAAGCACTCGCTGACCGCGACGTTCACCCCGGACAGCGGGCTGTACGCGCCGTCCACCTCCGCCGCGGTTCCCGTGACCGTCACGGCGTCGAGCTCCACGACGGCGATCACGCTGTCGAAGAACTCGGCCACGTACGGCACGGTCACCACGGCGACCGTCGTCGTCACGGGCGCGTCCGCGGCGCCGACGGGCACGGTCGAGATCAAGGAGAAGGGTGTGACGCTCGCGTCCGGCCCGCTGACCGTCTCCGGCCTCAAGGGCACCGCGACCATCGCCCTCCCGGCCGACCTGGCCGCGGGCACGCACCAGCTGACCGCCGTGTACGCCGGCAGTGCGGACGTCACGGGCTCGACGAGCCAGCGGTCGTACCGGGTGCTCCCGGCGGTGTCGTCGGCGGCGCTGTCCGCGGACTCGTGGACGGTGACCAAGGGCACCAGGGCGACGGTCACCGCCACGGTGACCGGACCCACCGGCGCCCCGGCGCCGACCGGGTCGGTCGTGTTCACGGTCGGGCTGCAGCGGGTGGCCACCGTGCCGCTGACCAACGGCACGGCGACCGTGACACTGCCCGCGGCGCAGCGTTCGGCCGTGGTGCTGGCGTACTACAGCGGTGACAAGGGCTACCTCGGTACGCTCGCGGCGCAGACGCTGCTCATCAGGCGCTGA
- a CDS encoding AAA family ATPase gives MSTSAGPGRTWPLVGRAAELDDLDDLLSTAADGVGVTVLLEGEAGVGKSSLVEALRGSARLLAVELRTAHASALRAAPFALLSDALLVRPSGVGRGPERAVGRGQVEAELADLLDAIAADPASSVARHDRAAELFAALLRRHGDTHPWVLVLEDVHEADAPSLEVLLRLAHEGAVPRALVVLTMRPVPYRPELAALVAAWTRAGARYLELRPLTARATVELAESLAGGPVGPSLRGTLATAGGNPRLIADVVRTARSAGALVTADGVLDPAGAQWLEPLDEVVRERVAYLGPEVLALLGQASVLGTSFVIADLAAMAGDPVADCWRTLRHGLAAGVVRARGDRLVFGHDLVRGALYNGLEPDHRRALHARAAWALRRAGAPSRVVMGHLERAR, from the coding sequence ATGAGCACCTCGGCCGGGCCGGGACGGACGTGGCCCCTGGTGGGCCGCGCCGCCGAGCTCGACGACCTCGACGACCTGCTGTCGACCGCCGCCGACGGCGTCGGCGTGACGGTGCTCCTCGAGGGTGAGGCCGGTGTCGGCAAGAGCAGCCTGGTCGAGGCGCTGCGCGGCTCCGCTCGCCTGCTCGCCGTCGAGCTGCGCACGGCGCACGCCTCCGCGCTGCGGGCGGCACCGTTCGCGCTTTTGTCGGACGCGTTGCTGGTCCGCCCGAGCGGCGTGGGCCGCGGACCCGAGCGGGCCGTCGGGCGCGGGCAGGTCGAGGCGGAGCTGGCCGACCTGCTCGACGCCATCGCCGCGGACCCCGCGTCCTCGGTCGCCCGGCACGACCGGGCCGCCGAGCTGTTCGCCGCGCTGCTGCGCCGCCACGGGGACACCCACCCGTGGGTGCTCGTGCTCGAGGACGTCCACGAGGCGGACGCGCCCTCGCTCGAGGTGCTGCTGCGGCTGGCGCACGAGGGAGCGGTGCCCCGGGCGCTCGTCGTGCTGACGATGCGCCCGGTCCCGTACCGCCCCGAGCTCGCCGCGCTGGTCGCCGCGTGGACCCGTGCCGGAGCCCGGTACCTGGAGCTGCGGCCGCTGACCGCGCGCGCCACCGTGGAGCTGGCGGAGAGCCTGGCCGGCGGTCCGGTCGGCCCGTCCCTGCGCGGCACGCTCGCGACGGCCGGCGGGAACCCGCGGCTCATCGCGGACGTCGTGCGGACGGCGCGGTCCGCGGGTGCCCTGGTCACCGCCGACGGCGTGCTCGACCCGGCCGGTGCCCAGTGGCTGGAGCCGCTGGACGAGGTGGTCCGGGAGCGCGTGGCGTACCTGGGTCCGGAGGTGCTCGCGCTGCTCGGTCAGGCCTCGGTGCTGGGCACGTCGTTCGTGATCGCGGACCTGGCCGCGATGGCGGGGGACCCCGTCGCCGACTGCTGGCGAACCCTGCGGCACGGCCTGGCCGCGGGGGTCGTCCGTGCGCGTGGGGACCGGCTCGTCTTCGGCCACGACCTGGTGCGTGGCGCCCTCTACAACGGGCTCGAGCCCGACCACCGCCGCGCGCTGCACGCCCGCGCCGCGTGGGCCCTGCGGAGGGCCGGCGCGCCGTCGCGGGTCGTCATGGGGCACCTCGAGCGCGCGCGCTGA
- a CDS encoding DUF3806 domain-containing protein produces MPQPHTPADEGRSVEVEPLNSAELVWAAQHREIISGLCAGTVDTTTLGELFDRVQGIWLQSTDRTDPESLVHAFGVSVGDLVARQVPGLVWGSARDDSSPELVLTHPTHDLVVFPLAAVAQVWGSAPVGWIGQYVREASSGAAAILAAAAQPTDH; encoded by the coding sequence GTGCCGCAGCCGCACACGCCGGCGGACGAGGGCCGCTCCGTCGAGGTCGAGCCGCTGAACAGTGCCGAGCTGGTGTGGGCCGCGCAGCACCGCGAGATCATCTCCGGCCTGTGCGCCGGCACGGTCGACACCACGACCCTCGGGGAGCTGTTCGACCGCGTCCAGGGCATCTGGCTGCAGTCGACCGACCGCACCGACCCTGAGTCGCTGGTGCACGCGTTCGGCGTGTCGGTCGGCGACCTCGTCGCGCGGCAGGTTCCGGGCCTCGTGTGGGGCTCCGCGCGCGACGACTCCTCCCCGGAGCTGGTCCTCACGCACCCGACCCACGACCTGGTGGTGTTCCCCCTGGCCGCGGTCGCGCAGGTCTGGGGAAGCGCGCCGGTCGGCTGGATCGGCCAGTACGTCCGCGAGGCCTCCTCCGGCGCCGCGGCGATCCTCGCGGCGGCGGCGCAGCCCACCGACCACTGA
- a CDS encoding protein-L-isoaspartate O-methyltransferase family protein — MREGADPGRAADVADAMRELARARFLPPEQRAHAHEDRALPLWHSQTGSQPSTVAAMLRLLEVPVGARVLDVGAGSGWTTALLARLVGPDGSVLGLELDPELAAWGAGNVDACDLPWAHVATAAPGTLGRPVPGGWDRILVSAAPRALPTVLVDQLADGGRLVIPVASTMHLVVRRGDLTEVSTHGSYSFVPLR, encoded by the coding sequence ATGCGCGAGGGTGCGGACCCCGGGCGCGCCGCCGACGTGGCCGACGCGATGCGCGAGCTCGCCCGCGCGCGGTTCCTGCCACCCGAGCAGCGCGCCCACGCGCACGAGGACCGCGCGCTCCCGCTGTGGCACAGCCAGACGGGCTCGCAGCCGAGCACGGTCGCAGCGATGCTCAGGCTGCTGGAGGTCCCCGTCGGCGCACGGGTGCTCGACGTGGGGGCGGGCTCCGGCTGGACGACGGCGCTGCTCGCGCGGCTCGTCGGACCCGACGGTTCCGTCCTCGGGCTGGAGCTCGACCCGGAGCTCGCCGCCTGGGGTGCCGGCAACGTCGACGCCTGCGACCTGCCGTGGGCGCACGTGGCGACGGCGGCCCCCGGGACGCTCGGTCGACCCGTCCCCGGCGGCTGGGACCGGATCCTCGTCTCGGCCGCTCCGCGGGCGCTGCCGACCGTCCTGGTGGACCAGCTTGCCGACGGTGGGCGCCTCGTGATCCCGGTCGCCTCGACCATGCACCTGGTGGTCCGGCGGGGCGACCTGACCGAGGTGAGCACCCACGGCTCGTACTCGTTCGTGCCCCTGCGCTGA
- a CDS encoding ribonuclease H family protein, which produces MITVSTDGSCLRNPGGAIGWAWANHDGTSASGGHASGTNQIAELMAVLEAIRSHPGDEPLVIQADSQYAIKCASVWVHSWKRKGWRTASGGPVQNLALIQSIDAAIAQRSGAVTFVWVRGHRGDQFNERADELAGIAARGVRDGDPAPANAAPLVTAQPTPAAELTTAAQPTPAAQPTPAQPTPAAEPDVLF; this is translated from the coding sequence GTGATCACGGTCAGCACGGACGGCTCCTGCCTGCGCAACCCGGGAGGGGCGATCGGGTGGGCGTGGGCCAACCACGACGGGACCAGCGCCAGCGGCGGCCACGCGTCCGGGACCAACCAGATCGCCGAGCTCATGGCCGTCCTGGAGGCGATCCGCTCGCACCCGGGCGACGAGCCGCTGGTCATCCAGGCCGACTCGCAGTACGCGATCAAGTGCGCGTCGGTGTGGGTGCACAGCTGGAAGCGCAAGGGCTGGCGCACGGCGAGCGGCGGGCCGGTGCAGAACCTGGCCCTGATCCAGTCCATCGACGCCGCGATCGCGCAGCGGTCCGGCGCGGTCACGTTCGTCTGGGTGCGCGGGCACCGCGGTGACCAGTTCAACGAGCGTGCGGACGAGCTCGCGGGCATCGCCGCGCGCGGCGTGCGCGACGGCGACCCGGCGCCCGCGAACGCCGCCCCCCTCGTCACCGCCCAGCCGACGCCGGCCGCGGAGCTGACCACGGCCGCCCAGCCGACGCCCGCCGCCCAGCCGACGCCCGCCCAGCCGACGCCGGCCGCGGAGCCCGACGTCCTGTTCTGA